From Desulfosalsimonas propionicica, the proteins below share one genomic window:
- a CDS encoding CNNM domain-containing protein, with protein sequence MTLLFIYLFIALGVSFLCSIMESVLLSITPSFTAAFEEVHPKTGKLLRTLKTDIDRPLAAILSLNTIAHTVGAAGVGAQAVAVFGSQYVGITSAVLTFLILVLSEIIPKTIGALFWRSLTRPTVLLLRSLIIVLYPLVQMSQVITYLFSRGKKITPVTRDEIRALADLGFEEGLFLEKESRILKNLMRLSSIRAADIMTPRKVMFSLPESMRIDEVYKVYPSIHVSRIPLYEPDNKSIARYILKDDLLLALATGDATRTVSGLGRDMLAVPETVNLFRLFEQLLDRREHIALVVDEYGGIAGLVSMEDILETLLGTEIIDETDTIPNMRKWARKQWYERARSHGLIAAEDDQSIETESRLPDSS encoded by the coding sequence ATGACGCTTCTGTTCATTTACCTGTTTATCGCCCTGGGGGTCTCATTTCTGTGCTCCATCATGGAGTCTGTCCTGCTGTCGATCACCCCGAGCTTTACCGCAGCCTTTGAGGAGGTTCATCCCAAAACCGGCAAACTGCTGCGCACACTGAAAACCGATATTGACCGCCCCCTGGCCGCCATTTTGAGCTTAAACACCATCGCCCATACAGTAGGCGCCGCCGGTGTGGGCGCCCAGGCGGTTGCGGTGTTCGGCAGCCAATACGTGGGGATTACATCCGCGGTGCTCACATTTCTGATCCTGGTTTTGTCCGAAATCATTCCCAAGACCATCGGCGCGCTTTTCTGGAGGAGCCTGACCCGGCCCACAGTGCTTTTGCTCCGCAGCCTTATCATTGTTCTATACCCCCTGGTGCAGATGTCTCAGGTGATTACCTACCTGTTTTCCAGGGGGAAAAAAATCACGCCGGTGACCCGGGATGAAATCCGGGCCCTGGCGGATCTGGGATTTGAAGAAGGCCTGTTTCTGGAAAAGGAATCCCGGATTCTCAAAAACCTGATGCGCCTGAGCTCCATCCGGGCCGCTGATATCATGACCCCGCGCAAGGTCATGTTTTCCCTGCCCGAAAGCATGCGCATAGACGAGGTCTACAAGGTTTATCCCAGCATTCATGTTTCCCGGATTCCCCTGTATGAACCGGACAACAAGTCCATTGCCCGATACATTTTAAAAGACGATCTGCTGCTGGCCCTGGCCACCGGGGATGCCACCCGGACGGTTTCCGGGCTGGGGCGGGACATGCTGGCCGTACCTGAAACGGTCAACCTGTTTCGCCTGTTTGAACAGCTTCTGGATCGGCGGGAGCATATTGCCCTGGTCGTGGATGAATACGGCGGTATTGCCGGGCTGGTGTCCATGGAAGACATCCTGGAGACCCTTCTGGGCACGGAAATCATTGATGAAACCGACACCATTCCCAACATGCGCAAGTGGGCCAGAAAGCAATGGTATGAAAGGGCCCGGTCCCACGGCCTGATTGCCGCAGAAGATGACCAGAGCATAGAAACGGAAAGCCGCCTTCCGGATAGTTCTTAA